A single window of Rubripirellula lacrimiformis DNA harbors:
- a CDS encoding 3-keto-disaccharide hydrolase: MLRHSLALLSAVTFAGFSVAADPPAKKNGKGPAYTAAPADDANYPLLGEFSGEITVGDATEVLGLQIRPIGGDNFDAMSFTGGLPGQDGVSGESMKLIGRRSGEMVILSGGPWAIFVSKDACTLVDHEGNKLGKLDRVQRVSPTMHAAPPKDALVLFDGTNTEQFSNAQMTDDGLLMQGADVRPMFTDFNLHVEFKLPYMPEASDQSRANSGLYLQSRYECQVLDSFAQDAVFNGCGALYRFKKPDVNMCLPPLQWQTYDIQFTAARWASDGTKIRDAHVTSWVNGVKVQDNVALPGPTGAGKDEAPMLLPIRMQDHGDPVRFRNVWAIDRGMTMVDFPIQPTEEDLAAMKKKAEDAKVMAKAEAKAKADAAAKKKAEAAKQAEADKKAESEKKAAEAKPESDAKSQDVELNSPVSDEAK, encoded by the coding sequence ATGCTTCGACATTCTCTGGCTCTGCTTTCCGCAGTGACATTTGCTGGTTTTTCGGTAGCCGCCGACCCGCCAGCCAAGAAAAACGGCAAAGGACCGGCGTACACCGCTGCCCCAGCCGACGACGCCAACTACCCGCTGCTGGGTGAGTTTTCAGGCGAAATCACCGTCGGCGACGCCACCGAAGTGCTTGGACTGCAGATCCGACCGATCGGCGGCGACAACTTCGACGCGATGTCCTTCACCGGCGGACTGCCCGGACAAGACGGCGTCAGCGGCGAATCGATGAAGTTGATCGGTCGTCGCAGTGGCGAGATGGTCATTTTGTCCGGTGGTCCATGGGCAATCTTTGTTTCCAAGGATGCCTGCACCCTAGTCGATCACGAGGGCAACAAGCTTGGCAAATTGGATCGCGTCCAACGGGTCAGCCCGACCATGCATGCCGCCCCGCCCAAGGATGCCTTGGTCCTGTTTGACGGCACGAACACGGAACAGTTTTCCAATGCCCAGATGACCGACGATGGGTTGTTGATGCAGGGTGCCGATGTGCGTCCGATGTTCACCGACTTCAATCTGCATGTCGAGTTCAAACTCCCCTACATGCCCGAAGCATCCGACCAATCGCGAGCCAATAGCGGGTTGTATTTGCAGAGCCGCTATGAGTGCCAAGTGCTGGATTCGTTCGCTCAAGACGCGGTCTTCAACGGCTGTGGCGCCCTGTACCGATTCAAAAAACCAGACGTCAACATGTGCCTGCCACCGCTGCAGTGGCAAACGTATGACATTCAATTCACCGCTGCACGCTGGGCATCCGATGGGACCAAGATCCGTGACGCTCACGTCACATCGTGGGTCAACGGCGTGAAGGTCCAAGACAACGTGGCGCTGCCAGGCCCGACCGGGGCCGGCAAGGACGAAGCACCGATGTTGCTGCCGATCCGCATGCAGGATCACGGCGATCCCGTTCGATTCCGAAACGTGTGGGCGATCGACCGTGGCATGACGATGGTCGATTTCCCGATCCAGCCGACCGAAGAAGACTTGGCAGCGATGAAAAAGAAGGCCGAGGACGCCAAGGTGATGGCAAAGGCAGAAGCGAAAGCGAAGGCCGACGCTGCGGCTAAGAAGAAAGCCGAGGCAGCGAAACAGGCCGAAGCGGACAAGAAAGCCGAGTCCGAAAAGAAAGCTGCCGAAGCCAAACCTGAATCCGACGCCAAGTCGCAGGACGTTGAACTGAATTCGCCTGTGTCGGACGAAGCCAAGTAA
- a CDS encoding DegT/DnrJ/EryC1/StrS family aminotransferase, protein MANSAQNVPLLDVNRDNLPYRDEFIDALTGVVDSGRFLFGPDVVELENEVAAYSEVDNAIGCASGSDALLLALMALNIGPGDEVIVPSFTFFASVSCITRLGATPVFVDIRPDTFNMDAEKIEAAITSKTKAIIPVYLFGQCAEIDRICQIACSHDVAVVEDAAQAIGAAYHSRPAGSWGAVGCFSFYPTKNLGGMGDGGMLTAQDPATADRLRLFAGHGMRPRYYHKVVGINSRLDTFQAAVLRVKLRHLPEAVESRQTIASRYSRWFTEAGLANDDQMVLPYQDPASFHVWNQYALRIPGGRRDDLRSHLSENNVGSEIYYPIPVHKQECYRDLNFDDSSLVETNRACAEVLNLPIFPGLTESEQRRVVDTVVKFYAAKSRMVA, encoded by the coding sequence ATGGCCAATTCCGCTCAAAACGTTCCACTTCTTGACGTTAATCGCGACAATCTTCCCTATCGAGACGAGTTCATCGACGCCCTGACCGGTGTCGTCGATAGCGGCCGTTTCCTGTTCGGCCCCGACGTGGTGGAGCTCGAAAACGAGGTCGCTGCGTATAGCGAAGTCGACAACGCAATCGGCTGTGCCTCGGGCAGCGACGCGCTGCTTTTGGCTTTGATGGCATTGAACATCGGGCCTGGCGACGAAGTGATCGTGCCAAGCTTTACGTTCTTTGCATCGGTCAGCTGCATCACCCGACTTGGGGCGACGCCGGTGTTTGTCGACATTCGGCCCGACACCTTCAATATGGATGCCGAAAAGATCGAAGCAGCGATCACTAGCAAGACCAAAGCGATCATTCCGGTCTACCTGTTCGGTCAATGTGCCGAAATCGACCGCATCTGCCAAATCGCTTGCTCGCATGATGTGGCCGTCGTCGAAGACGCTGCTCAGGCGATCGGCGCCGCTTACCATTCCCGCCCGGCAGGCAGCTGGGGTGCGGTGGGCTGTTTCAGCTTTTACCCGACCAAGAACCTTGGCGGCATGGGTGACGGTGGCATGTTGACGGCGCAGGATCCGGCGACCGCCGACCGACTGCGCTTGTTCGCCGGCCACGGCATGCGACCGCGTTACTACCACAAGGTGGTGGGCATCAACAGTCGATTGGACACGTTCCAAGCCGCCGTGCTACGTGTCAAGTTGCGTCATCTGCCCGAAGCGGTCGAGTCGCGTCAAACCATCGCATCGCGATATAGCCGCTGGTTCACCGAAGCCGGTTTGGCCAACGACGACCAGATGGTGTTGCCGTACCAGGATCCCGCGTCCTTCCACGTGTGGAACCAGTACGCACTTCGCATTCCTGGCGGCCGCCGCGATGATTTGCGATCCCATCTGTCGGAGAACAACGTCGGCAGCGAGATCTATTACCCGATCCCTGTTCACAAACAAGAGTGCTATCGCGATCTGAACTTCGACGATTCCAGCTTGGTGGAAACCAACCGAGCCTGTGCCGAAGTGCTGAACTTGCCGATCTTCCCCGGCCTGACCGAATCGGAACAACGCCGAGTGGTCGACACGGTCGTCAAGTTTTATGCCGCAAAATCGCGAATGGTGGCCTAG
- a CDS encoding succinylglutamate desuccinylase/aspartoacylase family protein, translating to MNRSEDNPSQDQAISPAPHQEAERWFGHDVLPGQSVSTELEITESYSGRTVVIPLRVFRGMQPGPKVFVSAALHGDELNGTGAIRTILGDDSWKLDAGTLLMIPVLNVLGFERHSRYLPDRRDLNRCFPGSKDGSMASRLAKVIFDAIVKRCDYGVDLHTAAVRRTNFPNVRANLDSPESLRIAEAFGTGILLHGSGPKGSLRREATKAGCVTIVVEGGEVWKVESSVAECMSRGIFNVLKELDMMQGEPDLPDSQVMIRETKWLRAERGGFMSMHVAPGDSVQKGQAIATNSSLLAEDQNRLETPFSGIVIGMTTLPAVQPGEPVVHVGRLANAKSVRRHARQVAGDDVQRTAHEHLATNIQVTEPTDQTE from the coding sequence ATGAATCGCTCCGAGGACAATCCAAGTCAAGATCAAGCCATCAGTCCAGCGCCCCACCAGGAAGCCGAAAGATGGTTCGGACACGATGTTTTACCGGGGCAATCGGTCAGCACGGAATTGGAGATCACCGAAAGCTATAGCGGCCGGACGGTGGTCATTCCGCTGCGAGTGTTTCGCGGAATGCAGCCTGGCCCCAAGGTCTTTGTATCGGCAGCCCTGCACGGCGACGAATTGAACGGAACCGGCGCGATTCGGACGATTTTGGGGGACGACAGCTGGAAACTGGACGCGGGCACCTTGTTGATGATCCCGGTGCTGAACGTGCTGGGGTTTGAACGCCATTCGCGTTACCTGCCCGACCGACGTGACCTGAACCGCTGTTTCCCCGGCAGCAAGGACGGCAGCATGGCGTCGCGACTTGCAAAAGTGATCTTTGATGCGATCGTCAAACGTTGCGACTACGGCGTTGATTTGCACACCGCCGCGGTCCGCCGGACCAACTTTCCGAACGTGCGAGCGAACTTGGATAGCCCCGAAAGCCTGCGCATCGCCGAAGCGTTTGGGACGGGCATCCTGCTGCACGGCAGTGGGCCCAAAGGGTCGCTGCGCCGCGAAGCCACCAAGGCTGGGTGCGTCACCATCGTTGTCGAGGGCGGCGAAGTCTGGAAAGTCGAATCATCCGTCGCCGAGTGCATGAGCCGCGGAATCTTCAACGTCCTGAAAGAACTGGACATGATGCAGGGGGAACCGGATCTGCCCGATTCGCAAGTCATGATCCGCGAAACCAAGTGGCTTCGCGCCGAACGGGGCGGGTTCATGTCGATGCACGTCGCACCGGGCGATAGCGTCCAAAAGGGACAGGCCATCGCCACCAACAGCAGCCTGTTGGCCGAGGACCAAAACCGGCTGGAGACTCCCTTTTCGGGAATCGTGATCGGAATGACCACCCTGCCAGCCGTCCAACCGGGCGAACCGGTGGTGCACGTGGGCCGCTTGGCCAACGCAAAATCGGTCCGCCGTCACGCCCGCCAAGTCGCAGGCGACGACGTCCAGCGAACCGCGCACGAACACTTGGCGACCAATATCCAAGTGACCGAGCCCACCGACCAAACGGAATAG
- the rsmA gene encoding 16S rRNA (adenine(1518)-N(6)/adenine(1519)-N(6))-dimethyltransferase RsmA: MSNQPRQTATYLSKRLAAAGLRPVSRFGQNFLIDLNLVDLIARSAEIRKDDVVLEIGTGVGSLTSRLSDQAGAVLTVEIDNNLHQMASEELAGRPNVKLIHGDALKNKNTLRPEIMENVRDAKSRLGENSRFLLVSNLPYNVATPIISNLLHETPTPDVIVVTIQKEMGDRIVAEPGSKDYGALSVWVQSICDAEIIRILPPTVFWPRPKVHSAIIRLDHRPERRASFADLDHFHATVRSLFFHRRKFLRSVVISAMKGRLDKPQVDAVLQQQGHGETARAEELNLTQIQQLAEALRLAEIAAS, encoded by the coding sequence ATGTCCAACCAGCCACGTCAAACCGCTACTTATCTTTCCAAGCGACTCGCCGCTGCCGGCCTGCGGCCGGTGTCCCGTTTCGGTCAGAATTTCTTGATCGACCTGAACCTGGTCGACTTGATCGCCCGATCCGCCGAAATCCGAAAGGACGACGTCGTCTTGGAAATTGGCACGGGCGTGGGATCGTTGACGTCTCGGCTTAGCGACCAAGCCGGAGCGGTGCTGACTGTCGAAATCGACAACAACCTGCACCAAATGGCCAGCGAAGAATTGGCCGGCCGACCCAATGTCAAGCTGATCCACGGCGACGCGCTGAAGAACAAAAACACGCTGCGTCCCGAAATCATGGAGAATGTTCGCGATGCAAAGTCGCGGCTAGGCGAAAATTCGCGGTTCCTGCTGGTTTCCAACCTGCCCTACAACGTGGCCACCCCGATCATCAGCAACCTGCTGCACGAAACGCCCACGCCGGACGTGATCGTGGTCACGATCCAAAAAGAAATGGGCGACCGAATCGTGGCCGAACCCGGGTCGAAGGACTACGGCGCCCTCAGCGTTTGGGTCCAATCGATCTGCGATGCCGAGATTATCCGGATCCTGCCGCCCACGGTGTTTTGGCCTCGCCCGAAAGTTCACTCGGCCATCATCCGGCTGGACCACCGGCCAGAACGGCGAGCCTCCTTTGCCGACCTGGATCACTTCCACGCGACGGTTCGATCCCTGTTTTTCCACCGCCGCAAATTCTTGCGATCGGTCGTCATCAGCGCGATGAAAGGACGTCTGGATAAACCGCAAGTCGACGCGGTGCTGCAGCAGCAGGGCCACGGCGAAACCGCTCGGGCCGAAGAATTGAATCTGACTCAGATCCAGCAACTGGCCGAAGCCCTGCGGCTAGCCGAAATCGCAGCTTCGTAG
- a CDS encoding riboflavin synthase yields MFTGLVEAIGTIVCVTPQDPGKRLTVAAGLVAQDAAIGDSICVNGCCLTVVAIDGANLDFEAGAETLSRTNLGELDQGSSVNLERSLAAGDRLGGHYVSGHVDAVGQLIRRIDDPPWANLWFSIPRQFASQVAPKGSIAIDGISLTVVEVTDDSFSVALIPHTLDATTLGKRQVGDEVNLETDLLAKYVERSLAQRQS; encoded by the coding sequence ATGTTTACCGGACTCGTCGAAGCTATCGGCACGATCGTTTGCGTCACCCCGCAGGATCCTGGCAAACGCTTGACCGTTGCAGCCGGGTTAGTGGCCCAGGATGCCGCCATTGGCGATAGTATCTGTGTCAACGGCTGCTGCCTGACCGTCGTCGCGATCGATGGGGCCAACCTGGATTTCGAAGCCGGTGCGGAAACACTTTCTCGCACCAATTTGGGGGAACTGGATCAGGGCAGCAGCGTCAATTTGGAGCGATCGCTGGCCGCCGGCGACCGTTTGGGCGGCCATTATGTGTCGGGCCACGTCGATGCGGTCGGTCAACTGATCCGGCGAATCGACGATCCACCCTGGGCCAATCTGTGGTTCAGCATCCCCCGCCAATTTGCGTCTCAGGTGGCGCCCAAGGGCAGCATCGCGATCGATGGCATCAGTTTGACGGTGGTCGAAGTGACCGACGATTCCTTTTCGGTGGCCCTAATTCCCCATACGTTGGACGCCACCACCCTGGGGAAACGCCAGGTCGGCGACGAAGTGAACTTGGAAACCGACTTGCTGGCCAAATATGTCGAAAGATCGCTGGCGCAGCGACAATCGTAG
- a CDS encoding 6-phosphofructokinase, with the protein MPDSPNFDIKRVAILFAGGPAPAANAVISTAAFSFLEEGAQVFGIKHGYSRLAEYTAAGPLQEGTDYIRFTHDTLTNARCSRGIMIGTARTNPGKHVSAPEHLKDPELVAPLRRVYEGLCSLEVDALISIGGDDTLKTANKIKMFQDNLPEGARRFPVIHLPKTIDNDYSGIDFTFGFFTAVETLAEEIRNLNYDAAAGRAYFLCEAMGRSAGWLAYGAAIAGEASMVLSVEDITGSLAEEEVVNAETGATRKVMAMDRVIDKMVDMMLAREREGRQYGTIVVAEGMAEFLPSKYLEGVSRDDHGHINIASIHLSSMMSGMLAQRYTDRTGKTRKVNGLQMGYEARCAPPHAYDVMLGSQLGVGAYRALVEEKLNGVMVSVSGQFNLHYVPFEELVDPKTLVTKVRFIETKSDFHRLARFLETCVDS; encoded by the coding sequence ATGCCTGACTCACCAAACTTCGATATCAAACGCGTCGCGATCCTGTTTGCCGGTGGACCGGCACCGGCCGCCAACGCTGTCATCTCGACGGCCGCTTTCTCTTTTCTGGAAGAGGGGGCTCAGGTCTTTGGCATCAAGCATGGCTACAGCCGGCTGGCCGAGTACACCGCCGCAGGACCGCTGCAGGAGGGCACCGACTACATCCGCTTCACTCATGACACGCTGACCAACGCTCGTTGCAGTCGCGGAATCATGATCGGCACCGCTCGCACCAACCCTGGAAAACACGTCAGTGCACCGGAGCACCTGAAAGATCCGGAACTGGTCGCGCCGCTTCGCCGCGTCTACGAAGGCCTGTGTTCGCTGGAAGTCGATGCGTTGATTTCGATCGGCGGCGACGACACGCTGAAGACGGCCAACAAGATCAAGATGTTCCAGGACAACCTGCCCGAAGGCGCACGTCGCTTCCCTGTCATCCACTTGCCAAAGACGATCGACAACGATTATTCGGGAATCGATTTCACGTTCGGGTTCTTCACCGCCGTCGAAACCCTGGCCGAAGAAATTCGCAACCTGAACTACGACGCCGCTGCCGGGCGGGCGTATTTCTTGTGCGAAGCGATGGGACGCAGCGCCGGATGGTTGGCTTACGGTGCGGCGATCGCAGGCGAAGCATCGATGGTATTGTCGGTCGAAGACATCACCGGCAGCCTGGCGGAAGAGGAAGTCGTCAACGCCGAAACCGGGGCCACCCGCAAGGTGATGGCGATGGACCGCGTGATCGACAAAATGGTCGACATGATGCTGGCTCGCGAACGCGAAGGGCGTCAGTACGGCACGATTGTGGTGGCCGAGGGAATGGCTGAATTCCTGCCGTCGAAATACCTGGAAGGCGTCAGTCGCGATGACCACGGTCACATCAACATCGCTTCGATTCACTTGTCGTCGATGATGTCGGGAATGCTGGCCCAGCGATACACCGATCGCACCGGCAAGACTCGCAAGGTCAACGGTCTGCAAATGGGTTACGAAGCCCGTTGCGCACCGCCGCACGCCTACGACGTGATGCTAGGATCGCAGTTGGGCGTTGGAGCCTACCGTGCGTTGGTCGAAGAAAAATTGAACGGCGTGATGGTTTCGGTTTCCGGCCAATTCAACTTGCATTATGTCCCTTTCGAAGAATTGGTCGATCCAAAGACCCTGGTCACCAAGGTTCGGTTCATCGAAACCAAGAGCGATTTCCATCGCTTGGCTCGGTTCCTTGAAACCTGCGTCGACAGTTGA
- a CDS encoding 5-formyltetrahydrofolate cyclo-ligase, producing MTSDPFADRKNEIRKAAHAARKDQADKDGLSKRITDRVMGLPEYQAAKCVMWYVDVRDEARTRHALPAAVAGDQQIVIPYCVDGELELFLLESMDELEVGMYKILEPRADLREVASKRVDVKDLDLILVPGVTFDAEGGRTGHGKGYYDKLLENARPETPLIALAFECQMFDQIPMHDHDIYMDQVITETQAYQGKGRKA from the coding sequence ATGACTTCAGATCCCTTCGCTGATCGCAAGAACGAAATCCGCAAAGCGGCGCACGCCGCCCGCAAAGACCAGGCTGACAAAGACGGTCTCAGCAAGCGGATCACCGACCGCGTGATGGGGCTGCCCGAATACCAAGCTGCCAAGTGTGTGATGTGGTACGTCGATGTCCGCGACGAAGCCCGCACTCGGCACGCGTTGCCCGCTGCGGTCGCAGGCGACCAACAGATCGTGATCCCGTACTGCGTCGATGGCGAACTAGAACTGTTCCTGTTGGAATCGATGGATGAACTGGAGGTCGGGATGTACAAGATCCTGGAACCGCGGGCCGACCTTCGCGAGGTTGCGTCCAAGCGTGTGGACGTCAAAGACTTGGACCTGATTCTGGTCCCCGGAGTCACCTTTGATGCCGAGGGTGGACGCACCGGACATGGCAAAGGGTACTACGACAAGCTGCTGGAAAATGCTCGCCCCGAAACGCCGCTGATCGCGTTGGCTTTCGAATGCCAGATGTTCGACCAGATCCCGATGCACGATCACGACATCTACATGGACCAAGTGATTACCGAAACACAGGCGTACCAAGGCAAGGGACGAAAGGCATAG
- a CDS encoding rhamnulokinase, producing the protein MTASTYHPNASPAYLAVDLGASSGRVIAGVLIDGKLTLEAVHRFANDPVRVQDSLQWDLIGLWKEIQTGLRIAANKYSDVQSVGVDSWGVDYVLIDRNGQFAGSMFNYRDNRTQGMLEKSFQIVPRREIFAATGLQFMQINTLYQLLAAKLADDPALQVAERFLMIGDFFHWLLSGKASNEITNVSTSQLLDPRAGDWSRTLIDRFGLPSKLFGRLTPPGTDLGPVQPSVAEVTGLHDVPVIVPATHDTASAVLAVPAEDFAPAKPDWCYISSGTWSLMGCELNQPMITDRCAELNFTNETGVGGSTRLLKNIGGLWIFQQIRQSMIRRGKEVSWDDMVQQAKAAPAFSLLIDPDAADFVAPTDMVDAIVAYAKRTGQPEPTSDGVFYRGALEGLAIRYRVCLGMLESMLGHPLKTIHIVGGGAVNALLCQMTADACDRNVIAGPVEATAIGNVLMQMIGLGKLDSFDDARQLVRASFEPEHYQPTDSEAWTEPAQRAQLW; encoded by the coding sequence ATGACTGCATCCACTTACCATCCGAACGCAAGTCCCGCCTATCTGGCCGTCGATCTGGGGGCGTCCAGCGGGCGTGTGATCGCCGGTGTACTGATTGACGGCAAGCTGACTCTGGAGGCGGTTCACCGATTTGCCAACGATCCGGTGCGAGTTCAAGACTCGTTGCAGTGGGACCTGATCGGTCTGTGGAAAGAAATCCAAACCGGGCTTCGCATCGCCGCCAACAAGTATTCGGATGTGCAATCGGTCGGCGTCGACAGCTGGGGCGTCGACTATGTGTTGATCGATCGGAACGGACAGTTCGCCGGATCGATGTTCAACTATCGCGACAACCGGACTCAGGGGATGCTTGAGAAATCGTTCCAGATCGTTCCTCGTCGCGAGATCTTCGCGGCCACCGGTTTGCAGTTCATGCAGATCAACACTTTGTACCAGTTGCTGGCGGCGAAGCTGGCTGATGACCCGGCACTGCAGGTTGCCGAGCGGTTCCTGATGATCGGCGACTTCTTTCACTGGCTGCTTTCGGGCAAGGCGAGCAACGAGATTACCAATGTCTCGACATCCCAGTTGTTGGATCCGCGTGCCGGGGATTGGAGCCGAACGCTGATCGATCGCTTCGGATTGCCGTCCAAGTTGTTCGGCCGATTGACTCCGCCCGGCACCGACCTGGGGCCTGTCCAGCCATCGGTGGCCGAGGTCACTGGACTGCATGATGTGCCGGTCATCGTGCCGGCCACTCACGATACAGCATCCGCCGTGCTTGCTGTTCCCGCCGAAGATTTCGCACCCGCCAAACCCGATTGGTGTTACATCAGCAGCGGCACGTGGTCGTTGATGGGATGTGAATTGAATCAGCCGATGATCACGGACCGCTGTGCCGAATTGAATTTCACGAACGAAACCGGTGTCGGCGGCAGCACTCGATTGCTGAAGAACATTGGTGGGCTGTGGATTTTCCAGCAGATCCGCCAATCGATGATTCGTCGTGGCAAAGAGGTGTCATGGGACGACATGGTCCAGCAGGCCAAGGCCGCCCCTGCGTTCAGTCTGTTGATCGATCCCGATGCCGCCGATTTTGTCGCGCCAACCGACATGGTCGACGCGATCGTGGCCTACGCCAAACGGACTGGGCAGCCCGAGCCAACATCCGATGGCGTGTTCTATCGCGGCGCTCTCGAAGGGTTGGCGATTCGCTATCGCGTTTGTTTGGGCATGTTGGAATCGATGCTGGGGCACCCGCTGAAAACCATTCACATCGTCGGCGGCGGCGCGGTCAACGCGTTGCTATGTCAAATGACCGCCGATGCCTGTGATCGGAACGTGATCGCCGGCCCGGTGGAGGCGACCGCGATCGGAAACGTGCTGATGCAGATGATTGGCCTCGGCAAACTGGATTCGTTTGACGATGCCCGACAATTGGTTCGTGCCAGCTTCGAACCGGAACATTACCAGCCGACGGACAGCGAAGCCTGGACCGAACCGGCACAGCGAGCTCAGCTTTGGTAG
- a CDS encoding CCA tRNA nucleotidyltransferase, with the protein MFSFSDDSRASEALRIIRALSDAGFVAMLAGGCVRDALLGKSPKDYDVATDATPDAVRDVFGKRRTLAFGASFGVIGVLPPREDRSADTKVEPTEVATFRSDGDYSDGRRPDSVHFGNAEDDAKRRDFTINGLFYDPAIGQVIDFVGGQADLRRGTLRTIGDPAKRFGEDKLRMLRAVRFATALAFQIDAATRDAIHVHADQISVVSGERIGAEMRRVLASPSAAEGLTRLVDCGLGDAVMPEINGLDLAALADCLTELQPPTAVTVLATVLLHTDAPEAGLRSITNRWKLSNQEVRAVSAAIANWRTIAQADQLPFSTVQPALVDRDVDAILAVARAMVRSSNQTGSPEQLGSSGIESAVRSLGLPADALDPPPLLTGDDLRALGIPAGPKYRVILQQIRNQQLDGKISNRNDAIAAATLI; encoded by the coding sequence TTGTTTTCGTTTTCCGATGATTCCCGGGCGTCCGAGGCGTTGCGGATCATCCGTGCGCTAAGCGATGCCGGGTTTGTCGCCATGCTGGCGGGCGGCTGCGTCCGTGATGCCTTGCTGGGCAAATCGCCCAAGGACTATGACGTCGCGACCGATGCCACGCCGGATGCGGTGCGTGATGTGTTTGGCAAACGCCGAACGCTGGCGTTTGGTGCGTCGTTCGGAGTGATCGGTGTGCTGCCGCCGCGCGAAGATCGATCGGCCGACACCAAAGTTGAACCTACCGAAGTAGCGACCTTCCGAAGTGATGGCGATTATAGCGATGGACGCCGGCCGGATTCGGTGCACTTTGGGAACGCCGAAGACGACGCAAAGCGGCGCGACTTCACCATCAACGGGTTGTTCTACGATCCTGCGATCGGCCAGGTGATCGACTTTGTCGGCGGTCAAGCGGATTTACGACGCGGGACTTTGCGAACGATTGGCGACCCAGCCAAACGTTTCGGCGAAGACAAGTTGCGGATGCTTCGGGCTGTTCGGTTTGCCACCGCTTTGGCATTCCAGATTGACGCCGCCACCCGCGATGCGATCCACGTTCATGCTGATCAGATTTCGGTGGTCAGCGGCGAGCGGATTGGGGCTGAAATGCGGCGTGTGCTTGCATCGCCGTCTGCTGCCGAAGGCTTGACCCGCTTGGTGGACTGTGGACTCGGGGATGCCGTGATGCCCGAAATCAATGGACTGGACCTCGCCGCGCTGGCAGATTGTTTGACCGAACTGCAGCCCCCCACGGCTGTGACCGTGCTGGCCACGGTGCTATTGCACACCGATGCACCGGAGGCCGGTTTGCGATCGATCACCAATCGCTGGAAACTGTCGAACCAGGAAGTCCGTGCTGTGTCGGCGGCGATTGCGAATTGGCGTACGATCGCCCAGGCCGATCAGCTGCCGTTTTCGACGGTCCAACCGGCGCTGGTCGATCGCGACGTGGATGCGATATTGGCAGTCGCTCGGGCGATGGTGCGATCGTCGAACCAGACGGGATCGCCGGAACAGCTTGGATCGTCGGGAATCGAATCGGCAGTCCGGTCATTGGGGCTGCCCGCGGATGCATTAGATCCGCCGCCGCTGCTAACCGGTGACGACCTGCGTGCGCTGGGGATCCCGGCCGGTCCCAAGTACCGGGTCATTCTGCAACAGATTCGAAACCAGCAGTTGGATGGCAAAATATCGAACCGGAATGACGCAATCGCCGCGGCGACGCTAATCTGA
- a CDS encoding NUDIX hydrolase, which translates to MNHPDPSLPANGSLGKKRGVVGVIFREEKLLIIRRSKKVTAPGKLCLPGGTVEPGESEQETLVREMQEELAIDVDPVRLCWRSVTPWGTRLAWWLARLDHSVTPVPFLDEVEEYFWMQPDELRRAKGVLPSLPAFVAAWERGEFDLNH; encoded by the coding sequence ATGAATCATCCTGACCCATCTTTACCAGCCAACGGCAGCCTCGGAAAAAAGCGTGGCGTTGTCGGCGTGATTTTTCGCGAAGAAAAACTACTGATCATTCGCCGATCAAAGAAGGTCACGGCGCCCGGGAAGCTATGCCTTCCCGGCGGAACGGTCGAACCTGGCGAAAGCGAACAGGAAACCTTGGTTCGCGAGATGCAAGAAGAGTTGGCGATCGATGTCGATCCGGTTCGCCTGTGCTGGCGAAGCGTGACGCCCTGGGGCACGAGGCTGGCGTGGTGGCTTGCCCGGCTAGACCATTCAGTCACGCCGGTGCCATTCTTGGATGAAGTCGAAGAGTACTTCTGGATGCAGCCAGACGAACTGCGAAGAGCCAAAGGTGTCCTGCCCAGCCTGCCCGCGTTTGTAGCCGCCTGGGAACGAGGCGAGTTCGACCTGAACCACTAG